A region of Bombilactobacillus folatiphilus DNA encodes the following proteins:
- a CDS encoding NlpC/P60 family protein has protein sequence MMNKMNGVLTVGTLAVAGVTLMASRPTMAKADTQATKIATTTQQSHAINLYNSKGEFLAKRILPVNTQWLVGQVAYFDGGSQNFQHALMYQVARNEWLPAADSNLNVTPVDVPTINLDSGQTTAAPTAPVNTAASSQQTAPVVNNGDAVSTARSMLGDFNYGATHGVGNIGSVANPNPNGVTDCSGFVWLALAKAGDRVPANMGWYTKSMEDDAKGAHQWLQAIDPSQAQAGDVVIVNTNYGSGQNGHTAILEGPWQNVAPASNMTPVIQMGGRTTAQGVNEDGFATSFLSLLQGNYTLTFARPIHQ, from the coding sequence ATGATGAATAAAATGAATGGTGTTTTGACAGTCGGTACGTTGGCGGTTGCTGGGGTGACTTTGATGGCAAGTCGGCCGACAATGGCTAAAGCAGATACACAAGCAACTAAAATTGCCACGACCACGCAACAAAGTCATGCAATTAATTTATATAATAGTAAAGGTGAATTTTTAGCGAAGCGGATCTTGCCAGTCAATACACAATGGTTGGTCGGGCAAGTTGCCTATTTTGATGGCGGTAGTCAGAATTTTCAACATGCTTTAATGTATCAAGTTGCGCGCAATGAGTGGTTGCCTGCCGCAGACAGTAATTTAAATGTGACGCCAGTGGATGTGCCAACAATCAATTTAGATAGTGGGCAGACGACTGCAGCACCGACAGCTCCAGTTAATACAGCTGCTTCGAGCCAACAAACTGCTCCAGTTGTGAATAATGGTGATGCGGTTTCGACTGCGCGCAGTATGTTGGGTGATTTTAATTATGGAGCTACTCACGGAGTCGGCAATATTGGTTCGGTCGCTAATCCCAATCCTAACGGGGTCACGGATTGTTCTGGCTTTGTTTGGTTAGCTTTGGCCAAAGCGGGAGATCGTGTGCCTGCTAATATGGGCTGGTACACAAAGTCTATGGAAGATGATGCAAAAGGTGCCCACCAGTGGTTGCAAGCCATTGATCCTAGTCAAGCACAAGCTGGTGACGTAGTCATTGTGAATACCAATTATGGTTCGGGGCAAAATGGACATACAGCAATTTTAGAAGGCCCTTGGCAAAATGTTGCACCCGCAAGTAATATGACACCTGTTATTCAGATGGGTGGCCGCACAACTGCCCAGGGTGTCAATGAAGATGGTTTTGCGACATCTTTCTTAAGTTTATTACAAGGTAATTATACATTAACTTTTGCACGTCCTATTCATCAGTAA
- a CDS encoding threonine aldolase family protein: MISFENDYLAGAHPQVLQALNNYNLQQEPGYGQDILTQMAIEKLQQVMNCPEANIYFLSGGTQTNQVVIDTMLTKYQGVITVQSGHINDHEAGSIEFSGHKVLPLTSTDGKISAKQLQTYMEAWHVDPNHGQMVIPKMVYLSYPTELGTIYSKAELTKIAQTCRQNDLLLYIDGARLGYGLMSPQADLTLADLAHLSDIFYIGGTKVGALYGEALVFTHNNAPAHFSLALKQHGALLAKGRGISTQFLALFTDDLYFQISQQADNFALQIKAALQAKHYQLFVDSPTNQQFFIMPKQQMTEFQDKLKFNHWSTFDSEHDVVRCVTSWATTAQQVEFLIAQL; encoded by the coding sequence ATGATCTCATTTGAAAATGACTATCTGGCTGGGGCACACCCTCAAGTTCTGCAAGCGCTAAACAATTATAATTTACAGCAAGAACCTGGTTATGGTCAAGATATATTAACGCAAATGGCCATCGAAAAATTACAACAAGTAATGAATTGCCCAGAAGCTAATATTTATTTTTTAAGCGGTGGGACGCAAACTAATCAAGTGGTCATTGATACCATGTTAACCAAATATCAAGGCGTGATTACAGTCCAAAGTGGGCACATCAACGATCATGAAGCGGGTTCTATCGAATTCAGCGGTCATAAAGTTTTGCCATTGACCAGTACAGATGGCAAAATTAGTGCCAAGCAATTACAAACTTATATGGAGGCTTGGCATGTCGATCCGAATCATGGACAAATGGTTATTCCCAAAATGGTTTACTTATCTTATCCGACCGAACTTGGAACGATTTATTCGAAAGCCGAACTGACAAAGATTGCTCAAACTTGCCGTCAAAACGACTTGCTACTATACATTGACGGTGCGCGCTTAGGCTACGGTCTCATGAGCCCGCAAGCCGATTTAACTTTGGCTGATTTGGCCCACTTAAGTGATATTTTTTATATTGGGGGGACCAAAGTAGGTGCTTTATATGGAGAAGCCTTAGTATTCACGCACAACAATGCTCCTGCACATTTTTCCTTAGCATTGAAACAACACGGGGCTTTACTGGCTAAGGGACGCGGAATCAGTACCCAATTTTTGGCTTTGTTTACAGATGATTTATACTTTCAAATTAGCCAACAAGCGGATAACTTCGCCTTACAGATTAAAGCGGCCTTGCAAGCCAAACATTATCAACTATTTGTGGATTCGCCGACCAATCAGCAATTTTTTATCATGCCTAAACAACAGATGACTGAATTCCAAGATAAGCTCAAATTCAATCATTGGTCCACTTTTGACAGTGAACACGACGTTGTTCGTTGCGTAACTTCTTGGGCCACTACCGCACAGCAAGTCGAATTCTTAATTGCTCAACTTTAA
- the treR gene encoding trehalose operon repressor yields MHKINFIFNKLKHQIIHQIYPPNSLLPSENKLTQQYQVSRDTVRKALQLLQNQGYIQKQKGRGSIVLTQPKYPLSVSGIISYQEFTEKLHLDNQTQLISIEKTTLPTDEFISLGGVEPLDVIAVKRVRWIENRARILDIDYLNATVIPHISKQVAQTSLYQYIEQELELKISYAQKEITVAQSTQQDQQYLDLKPHEPVAVVKSITNLADTTPFQYTISRHCAFEFRFQDFARRY; encoded by the coding sequence ATGCACAAGATAAATTTTATTTTTAATAAACTCAAGCACCAAATTATCCACCAAATTTATCCACCAAATAGTTTGTTACCCAGCGAAAACAAGCTTACGCAACAATACCAAGTTTCGCGTGATACTGTGCGCAAAGCCTTGCAATTACTACAAAATCAAGGCTACATCCAAAAGCAAAAGGGTCGCGGTTCCATTGTTTTGACGCAACCCAAGTACCCATTGAGCGTGTCAGGAATTATTAGTTATCAAGAATTCACCGAGAAGTTACATTTGGACAATCAAACGCAACTCATCAGCATTGAAAAAACTACTTTGCCGACGGATGAATTCATTAGTTTAGGGGGCGTGGAACCATTAGATGTAATTGCCGTCAAGCGAGTCCGTTGGATCGAAAATCGTGCACGAATTTTGGATATTGACTATCTGAACGCCACTGTAATCCCCCATATTTCTAAACAGGTCGCACAAACTTCATTGTATCAATACATTGAACAAGAACTGGAACTAAAAATCAGTTACGCACAAAAGGAAATCACGGTAGCTCAAAGTACTCAGCAAGATCAACAATATTTGGATTTAAAACCACATGAACCGGTAGCAGTTGTCAAAAGTATTACCAACTTAGCCGACACTACACCGTTTCAATACACTATCTCGCGGCATTGTGCATTTGAGTTCCGCTTTCAAGACTTTGCACGGCGCTATTAA
- a CDS encoding alpha,alpha-phosphotrehalase — MNWHDKVVYQIYPKSFYDSNNDGIGDLQGIIAKMDYLKQLHIDYIWFNPFFISPQYDSGYDVADYCQIDPKFGTMADFEELVALLKEQQIGVMLDMVFNHTSTHHEWFQKALAGDTKYQDYYYIRPPKANGALPNNWQSKFGGNAWAPFGETGNYYLHLYDPHQADLNWHNPHVRQELAQIVNFWRQKGINAFRFDVLNVIGKSLDLKSAPPGQSGKMMYTDTPLVQPWIQELAQNSFDQAPAALTVGEMSSTTIPSAKAYTDPNNHELSMVFQFHHLKTDYQNGQKWTNVPYDFHQLRQIFHQWGQGLQPQGWQALFWNNHDQPWAINRFGSAKQYRVKSAQMLAACMHLNRGTPYIYMGEEIGMIDPDYHSMDDYVDIEAHNAYQALLQQGKSPREAFAIIKTKARDNSRTPMHWDDSAQAGFTKGTPWLKVTNQAQINVEAELQHGQIFPFYQRLIALRKQYRLIQDGDYQPFGQEIDWLYAYQRSLDNEQLLVLNNFADHEIQVALPAPWLKAAILITNEPKIKLQATLTLKAFTTLALFKQEED, encoded by the coding sequence ATGAATTGGCATGACAAAGTAGTGTACCAAATTTATCCCAAGTCTTTTTATGACAGCAATAATGATGGCATTGGCGACTTACAGGGCATCATTGCCAAAATGGATTATCTCAAGCAACTGCATATTGACTACATTTGGTTCAATCCTTTTTTTATTTCGCCTCAATATGATAGCGGTTACGACGTGGCTGATTATTGTCAAATTGATCCTAAATTTGGTACCATGGCCGATTTTGAGGAATTGGTCGCCCTTTTAAAAGAACAACAGATTGGTGTCATGTTAGACATGGTTTTTAATCATACCAGCACACACCACGAATGGTTTCAAAAAGCATTAGCTGGCGACACAAAGTACCAAGATTATTACTATATTCGTCCTCCAAAAGCTAATGGAGCACTCCCCAACAACTGGCAATCTAAATTTGGTGGCAACGCTTGGGCACCGTTTGGCGAAACAGGCAATTATTATCTCCATCTTTATGATCCCCATCAAGCCGATTTGAATTGGCACAATCCACATGTCAGGCAAGAACTGGCGCAGATTGTCAATTTTTGGCGACAAAAGGGTATCAACGCGTTTCGGTTTGATGTCTTAAATGTGATCGGCAAAAGCTTGGATCTCAAAAGTGCCCCCCCTGGTCAGAGCGGTAAAATGATGTACACGGATACCCCCTTGGTCCAACCTTGGATTCAAGAGTTAGCGCAGAATAGTTTTGATCAAGCACCGGCAGCTTTAACAGTTGGCGAAATGTCATCCACTACTATTCCTAGTGCCAAAGCTTACACGGATCCTAACAATCATGAACTGTCCATGGTGTTTCAGTTCCATCATCTCAAAACTGATTACCAAAATGGGCAAAAATGGACCAATGTACCTTACGACTTTCATCAATTGCGACAAATTTTTCATCAATGGGGACAAGGTTTGCAACCCCAAGGTTGGCAGGCGTTATTTTGGAACAACCATGATCAGCCTTGGGCCATAAACCGCTTCGGATCTGCTAAGCAATATCGCGTCAAAAGTGCGCAAATGTTAGCGGCTTGTATGCATCTCAACCGTGGGACGCCTTATATTTATATGGGTGAAGAAATTGGGATGATTGATCCCGATTATCATAGTATGGATGATTACGTGGATATTGAAGCTCACAATGCTTATCAAGCTTTACTGCAACAAGGAAAAAGTCCCAGGGAAGCGTTCGCAATCATTAAAACCAAAGCGCGCGACAATTCACGAACGCCCATGCATTGGGACGATAGCGCCCAAGCTGGTTTTACTAAGGGCACACCTTGGCTCAAAGTAACGAATCAAGCGCAAATTAATGTTGAAGCCGAACTGCAGCATGGGCAAATTTTTCCATTTTACCAACGGTTAATTGCGTTGCGCAAACAATACCGCTTGATTCAAGATGGCGACTACCAGCCTTTTGGTCAAGAAATTGATTGGTTGTACGCTTATCAACGCAGCTTGGATAATGAACAATTATTAGTTTTAAATAATTTTGCCGACCATGAGATCCAAGTTGCGCTACCAGCCCCCTGGTTAAAAGCTGCAATCTTAATCACCAATGAACCAAAGATCAAATTACAAGCAACATTGACGCTCAAAGCTTTTACAACTTTAGCATTATTCAAACAAGAGGAGGATTAA
- a CDS encoding glucose PTS transporter subunit IIA: MSDQIQILAPATGTVIPMKQIADPVFAQETMGPGFGLEPTNDQIVAPVSGKVVTVAQTQHAIGLKTASGMEILLHLGIDTVNLNGAPFTLKIATGEQVTAGQVLGQMNRQQIQQAGKKTTIIVAITNANDSIDNLQIKPGKIKQGQSAATVNLKTNPATVTKTLSKKDQYQVTAQDVIKAVGGADNIDSLIHCFTRLRFTLKDDQIPDDAQVKQIKGVLDVARANGQYQIVIGQTVDDVYDACEQILGHAVTQAQAPKAVATTPTTFGGKIKSGFFKLINIITGSMMPVIGLLAASGMLKGILNIMTTFFHMSSTSSTYMIINAMGDAAFYFLPLIVGFTAAQKLGSNPVIVAIIGGFLIYPDLVKVYASGKFSSYLLGVGINSSFFGIPIHIPQYTYSIFPMIFAAWMAAKLEPWIKKWMPVTLRLIFTPLVEIFLVGMTVLIIVGPLISFISTGIADALQWLLTVNSALSGMIIGGIYQVLVIFGLHWAVIPLIANAIASTGHSVLNGIVSVTMIAQGAGALAVWFKTKHNPELKGLSLSAAISAAVGITEPAMYGINLKYGRVFLTSSLGAAIGGLVNGLLKVDMYGFTGSLIGFPSFVAKAGHGNPNNLLYFWIVSLITIVAAFLLTYFFGFKESDIKKPKQAPQKKSLN; this comes from the coding sequence ATGTCCGATCAGATTCAAATTTTAGCTCCGGCCACGGGAACTGTTATTCCCATGAAGCAAATTGCCGATCCTGTTTTTGCTCAAGAAACGATGGGTCCGGGCTTTGGATTAGAACCCACAAATGATCAGATTGTGGCGCCGGTGAGTGGCAAAGTCGTGACGGTCGCCCAAACTCAACATGCCATTGGTTTAAAAACAGCTTCCGGTATGGAAATATTGTTACATTTAGGAATTGATACAGTTAATTTAAACGGCGCACCCTTCACATTGAAGATTGCGACAGGTGAGCAAGTCACCGCTGGCCAAGTTTTAGGCCAAATGAACCGCCAACAAATTCAACAAGCTGGCAAAAAGACCACAATCATTGTGGCTATCACTAATGCAAACGATTCTATCGATAATTTACAGATTAAGCCGGGCAAAATTAAACAAGGTCAATCGGCCGCCACGGTGAATCTCAAAACGAATCCTGCAACCGTAACCAAAACTTTATCCAAAAAAGACCAGTATCAAGTCACGGCTCAAGACGTCATTAAGGCGGTTGGCGGTGCTGACAATATCGACAGTTTGATTCATTGTTTCACGCGTTTACGTTTTACATTGAAAGATGACCAGATTCCTGATGACGCCCAAGTGAAACAAATTAAAGGCGTGCTTGATGTTGCTCGCGCCAATGGTCAATATCAAATCGTGATTGGACAAACAGTCGACGATGTTTATGATGCTTGCGAACAAATTCTTGGTCATGCGGTGACCCAAGCTCAAGCACCCAAAGCAGTTGCAACAACCCCGACTACTTTTGGCGGTAAAATTAAAAGCGGTTTCTTCAAGCTAATCAATATTATTACAGGCTCGATGATGCCCGTGATTGGTTTGCTGGCGGCCAGCGGCATGCTAAAGGGAATTTTGAATATCATGACGACCTTTTTCCATATGTCAAGCACCTCTTCAACTTATATGATTATCAACGCGATGGGTGACGCCGCCTTTTATTTCTTACCATTGATTGTCGGTTTCACTGCTGCTCAAAAACTTGGCTCTAACCCGGTCATTGTTGCGATTATTGGTGGCTTTTTGATTTATCCTGATCTGGTGAAAGTTTACGCTTCAGGTAAATTTAGTTCCTATTTATTAGGCGTCGGGATTAATTCGTCTTTCTTCGGTATTCCCATCCACATTCCTCAATATACCTATTCCATTTTCCCAATGATTTTTGCTGCTTGGATGGCTGCTAAGCTGGAGCCTTGGATTAAAAAATGGATGCCAGTAACACTCAGATTAATTTTCACCCCGTTAGTCGAAATTTTCTTAGTTGGAATGACAGTCTTAATCATCGTAGGACCATTGATTTCCTTCATCTCCACAGGCATTGCAGACGCCTTGCAATGGTTATTAACTGTGAATAGCGCTTTGTCTGGCATGATTATTGGTGGAATTTATCAAGTGTTGGTCATCTTTGGACTTCATTGGGCTGTCATTCCGCTGATTGCCAACGCCATTGCTTCCACTGGGCACAGCGTTTTAAACGGCATCGTATCTGTGACCATGATTGCCCAAGGAGCTGGTGCGCTGGCTGTTTGGTTTAAAACAAAGCATAATCCTGAATTAAAGGGTTTGTCTTTGAGTGCCGCCATTTCCGCAGCCGTTGGGATTACTGAGCCTGCCATGTACGGAATTAATTTAAAATATGGACGTGTGTTCCTGACTTCCAGTCTTGGTGCCGCAATTGGTGGTTTAGTTAACGGCTTACTCAAAGTGGATATGTATGGTTTTACCGGTAGTTTGATTGGTTTTCCATCATTTGTTGCCAAAGCTGGCCACGGTAATCCAAACAATTTGCTGTATTTCTGGATTGTTTCTTTAATTACGATTGTCGCTGCTTTCTTATTAACTTATTTCTTTGGTTTTAAAGAATCAGATATTAAGAAACCGAAGCAAGCACCCCAGAAGAAAAGTTTAAATTAA
- a CDS encoding iron-sulfur cluster biosynthesis family protein, whose protein sequence is MFLTITPAAQVKLQPYVDQKLTLLLNFNDGVGEFAHDETSCSLDVDFQLLIVQQLAADSAFNQKLATSMGDFWIKDYSATYLDDQLTLDLTANGSLSLSGAHAGLIDGHVDLLKI, encoded by the coding sequence ATGTTTCTCACAATTACACCAGCAGCGCAAGTTAAGTTGCAACCTTACGTTGATCAAAAACTGACATTACTATTGAATTTTAATGATGGCGTAGGTGAGTTTGCGCATGACGAAACCAGTTGTAGTTTAGACGTTGATTTTCAACTGCTAATCGTTCAGCAGTTGGCGGCCGATTCGGCGTTTAACCAAAAATTAGCAACTTCTATGGGTGATTTTTGGATTAAGGATTATTCGGCGACTTACTTGGACGACCAATTAACGTTAGACCTTACTGCCAATGGTAGTTTGAGTTTGTCAGGAGCTCACGCAGGTTTGATTGATGGCCATGTTGATTTGCTTAAAATTTAA
- a CDS encoding DUF6731 family protein: MMGGYNLFYAHFTRLRDEGIALTKSSDDSLEELDLDKDEYVAEDIGMIFDTQFCSLCIQRNFHSLSITGITEYFQEMYKKMNDKDESGIHELDIYFKPVADREKLQKLKDIDNYRSIELSYAQGNEDIPSYAYQGLSYFKKVLEDLDGEKISVVISVGHSQKKSLKRELTKKISELVQDHKSSFKRAKLRGKIGNQRVEPYDLLNEKLTRTINFVNREKGKKKHLRKDVVLDKLIENYFGVEGMSFRSILSDNV, from the coding sequence ATGATGGGTGGTTATAATTTATTTTACGCTCATTTTACTAGACTTAGAGATGAAGGAATAGCTTTAACTAAAAGTTCTGACGATTCTTTGGAAGAATTAGATTTGGATAAAGACGAATATGTAGCTGAGGACATTGGTATGATTTTTGATACACAGTTCTGTTCATTATGTATTCAGAGAAATTTTCATAGTTTATCTATAACAGGTATTACGGAGTATTTTCAAGAGATGTACAAGAAAATGAATGATAAAGATGAATCTGGTATTCATGAACTTGATATATATTTTAAACCTGTTGCAGATAGAGAAAAATTACAAAAATTGAAGGATATAGATAATTATAGAAGTATCGAATTATCATATGCGCAAGGAAATGAAGATATCCCTTCGTATGCTTATCAGGGACTGTCTTATTTTAAAAAAGTATTAGAAGATTTAGATGGAGAAAAAATTTCTGTTGTCATATCCGTAGGTCATTCACAAAAGAAATCTTTAAAGCGCGAATTGACTAAAAAAATAAGTGAACTGGTTCAAGACCATAAGTCTAGCTTTAAAAGAGCAAAGTTAAGGGGAAAAATAGGAAATCAAAGAGTGGAACCATACGATTTACTTAATGAAAAATTGACTAGAACAATTAATTTTGTTAATAGGGAGAAAGGAAAGAAAAAACATTTAAGAAAAGACGTAGTTTTAGATAAGTTAATTGAGAATTATTTTGGCGTGGAAGGTATGTCGTTTAGAAGTATTTTAAGTGACAATGTATAA
- a CDS encoding DUF6978 family protein yields MVYLNRTDNTKVSGNHLHIYKLDSSEDNNHTYAYDLSKYGNFISTDSLEESFEKFISFINIKYERS; encoded by the coding sequence ATGGTTTACTTAAATCGTACAGATAATACTAAAGTAAGTGGCAATCATCTACACATATATAAGCTTGATTCTAGTGAAGACAACAATCACACATATGCTTATGATTTAAGCAAATACGGTAATTTTATTTCTACAGACAGCTTAGAAGAATCATTCGAAAAATTTATTAGTTTCATAAATATCAAGTATGAAAGGTCGTGA
- a CDS encoding DUF1828 domain-containing protein codes for MANAKELSEAYIKWVKESYKYQQISNETVRIDLPFLDNFSDEIVMYVISEDADNLRITDDGWTLDNLQSLGLNILHSPSRKKLLNTQLNAYGVQLQDDELYIQTHIDKFAADKHRFLQAILFINDMFMLNHKKTTDIFLEDVNNFFTKNNIRTFKNISYIGKSGLPHKYDFAISGIANKIPEKLIKTMSSKNNSLYAKAILADIEQTRYVTESDTNYYVFLNDQDGHKQVKTEIIKLFKDNQIEPVLYSQKKQYIKEFSA; via the coding sequence ATGGCTAATGCCAAAGAGTTAAGTGAAGCTTATATAAAATGGGTAAAAGAATCCTATAAATATCAACAAATTTCTAATGAGACTGTTCGCATTGATTTACCATTTTTAGACAATTTTTCTGATGAAATTGTTATGTATGTAATATCTGAAGACGCTGATAATTTAAGAATAACTGACGATGGTTGGACATTAGACAATTTACAATCTTTAGGACTCAATATTCTGCACTCACCTAGTCGCAAAAAATTATTGAATACACAATTAAATGCCTACGGTGTTCAGCTTCAAGATGATGAACTATATATTCAAACCCATATTGACAAATTTGCTGCAGATAAGCATCGTTTTCTGCAAGCAATTTTATTTATTAATGATATGTTCATGTTAAATCACAAGAAAACAACGGATATTTTTCTGGAAGATGTCAACAATTTTTTTACCAAAAACAACATTCGAACATTCAAAAATATTTCTTATATTGGTAAAAGTGGTCTGCCTCATAAATATGATTTTGCCATTTCGGGAATTGCAAATAAAATCCCAGAAAAATTAATTAAAACTATGTCGAGCAAAAACAATTCACTGTACGCCAAAGCAATATTGGCTGATATCGAACAAACTAGATATGTCACCGAATCGGACACCAATTACTATGTCTTTTTAAACGATCAAGATGGCCACAAGCAAGTTAAAACAGAAATCATCAAGCTTTTTAAAGATAACCAAATTGAACCGGTTTTATATAGTCAAAAAAAACAATATATTAAAGAATTTAGCGCATAA
- a CDS encoding MucBP domain-containing protein has translation MDKYPGVNLVSEMGSGAPAVDAAHSFRPMFTDQTQVSYGSDDPNVNYQVEQATLFQHPSSDYVVFRAPLNDVIQSWAKYTNVGFYQGKNVDVKVDVAQQQPVKTKFGLIDLGIDTNSFLVCGSNSGSSNDDYTISVDIHFLDHATQKPLILSGYWFFLEINELKIVTVNTPIQKLITMTPAKNHLSFHDQIFQGTDPSGTGPTSSGLTLTYDRVSDFSYSFGPNPKTPNGGGTVDYTQDSFSNIQAPPPAIKGLPVANAYQDSSLYEINQTVPYENVRGYFTGWKVSLPIDPLIIVNPSLTTVTDTNGTNVTKNFDIQLVNNQLGVTAKSSVLSQATFYNRLYRIHVNGHLVPDSSKWLPKMNEQNVIEVAGTPTEFDKMNTDSWSQSTGNTDSVQFEAPTGQVTVKYVDKNQQAIAPDKVTTGVIDTAYQTSPKTVI, from the coding sequence ATGGATAAATATCCTGGGGTTAATTTAGTTTCTGAGATGGGATCCGGAGCGCCAGCAGTGGATGCAGCACATTCGTTTCGCCCCATGTTCACGGATCAGACGCAAGTTAGCTATGGTTCGGATGATCCTAATGTGAATTATCAAGTTGAACAAGCTACTTTGTTTCAACATCCATCATCTGATTATGTTGTGTTTCGGGCACCGCTAAATGATGTTATACAAAGTTGGGCGAAGTATACGAACGTCGGGTTTTATCAAGGAAAAAATGTTGATGTTAAAGTAGATGTTGCCCAGCAGCAGCCAGTGAAAACTAAATTTGGTTTGATTGATTTGGGGATAGATACTAATTCTTTTTTGGTATGCGGTTCGAACTCGGGTTCCTCTAACGATGATTATACGATTTCGGTTGATATTCATTTTTTAGATCATGCTACACAAAAGCCGCTCATTTTATCAGGATACTGGTTCTTTCTGGAAATTAATGAATTGAAAATTGTGACGGTCAATACACCGATTCAAAAATTGATTACGATGACGCCAGCCAAAAATCATTTATCGTTTCACGATCAAATTTTTCAAGGGACGGATCCATCAGGGACTGGTCCTACATCATCGGGCTTGACGCTGACGTATGATCGGGTGTCAGATTTTTCTTATTCGTTTGGACCTAATCCCAAGACACCGAATGGTGGGGGAACAGTTGATTACACGCAGGATTCGTTTAGTAATATTCAAGCACCACCGCCGGCAATTAAAGGTTTACCTGTGGCCAATGCTTATCAAGATAGTTCTTTGTATGAAATCAATCAGACTGTGCCTTATGAAAATGTGCGTGGTTATTTTACTGGTTGGAAAGTGTCGTTACCGATTGATCCCTTGATCATAGTGAATCCGAGTTTGACAACAGTAACCGATACGAATGGAACCAATGTGACCAAGAATTTTGATATCCAATTAGTTAACAATCAGTTGGGAGTCACGGCCAAGTCAAGTGTTTTGAGTCAGGCTACTTTTTACAATCGCTTGTATCGGATTCACGTCAATGGCCATTTAGTGCCAGATAGTTCGAAATGGTTACCAAAAATGAATGAGCAGAATGTGATTGAGGTGGCGGGCACACCGACGGAATTTGATAAAATGAATACGGATAGTTGGAGTCAATCCACGGGGAATACTGATTCCGTACAGTTTGAGGCGCCGACAGGGCAAGTGACGGTGAAATATGTTGATAAAAATCAGCAAGCCATTGCGCCTGACAAAGTTACCACGGGTGTGATTGATACGGCTTATCAGACTAGTCCCAAAACGGTTATTTAA